One window of the Cryptomeria japonica chromosome 7, Sugi_1.0, whole genome shotgun sequence genome contains the following:
- the LOC131068817 gene encoding pentatricopeptide repeat-containing protein At2g03880, mitochondrial, with the protein MLSSSYYQKKSWFFLAKILKHNLRVCRSISCNAIATDFTDKNSNIRDFNFSVHTTNFLHENVRLSEADTNMYGNLLQECVKMKRLLDGKILHSHMIESGFEPDIFVYNNLINMYARCGSILDARQVFDRMAERSVVTWNAMITGYVQSGYGVEAWKVFREMRKESNADLRETNHTITSLLKACSVMDDVEMGRQVHGVVVKSGIELNVFARSAMVDMYAKCGRVDDARQVFDKMAEQNVVLWTAMIAGYVQCGQGEEALNIFADMLKEGVNVNQFTFSSAFGACAIEGGLEQGKQVHAMLVKSDSELDVFVLSALVDMYAKCENMEDACRVFDRTDKRSEVLWTAMITGYAQNGLDQEALQLFEEMLWVGMKPNNFTFANALRACASLVALELGRQVHSHVIKSGYELNLFPASTLVDMYAKCGNIEDALEVFEAMPKRNVVSWNAMITGCAQHGLGKEALKFFEQMKQEGTDPDHITFVGVLSACSHAGLVEQGRKYFDSMGSNYGIEVRQEHYVCMVDLLARAGLLDEAEHFINSIALPSDPLIWRTLLSACRIYSNIELGIRAAKNLLHLEPYNASTYVLLSNMYASLGKWDDRAHVSSMMEKMRIGKDPGSSWIIVQNKVHTFVVGDISHPQTDEIYANMESLAGKMKEAGYVAETNSVLHDMEEENKEYSVGHHSEKLAIVFGLMSSSPGTPIRVFKNLRVCADCHKATKFISKLVEREIIVRDANRFHHFKEGLCSCGDYW; encoded by the exons ATGCTGTCGTCAAGTTATTATCAGAAGAAGTCTTGGTTTTTCTTAGCCAAAATTCTAAAGCATAACCTCAGAGTTTGCAGGTCTATCAGTTGCAATGCCATTGCAACAGATTTTACAGATAAAAATTCAAACATCCGTGATTTCAATTTTTCTGTTCATACCACAAATTTTCTACATGAAAATGTAAGATTGAGTGAAGCAGATACGAACATGTATGGAAATCTCTTACAGGAATGCGTAAAGATGAAACGTCTCTTAGACGGAAAAATATTGCATTCGCACATGATCGAAAGTGGGTTTGAACCCGATATTTTTGTATACAACAATCTGATCAACATGTATGCAAGGTGTGGAAGTATACTGGATGCACGTCAAGTGTTTGACAGAATGGCTGAACGCAGTGTGGTGACATGGAACGCCATGATTACTGGGTATGTGCAGAGTGGGTATGGTGTGGAGGCTTGGAAAGTTTTTCGTGAGATGAGAAAGGAGAGCAATGCGGATTTGAGAGAAACGAATCATACGATTACGAGCCTTCTTAAGGCATGCTCTGTAATGGATGACGTGGAAATGGGTAGACAGGTTCATGGTGTTGTTGTGAAGAGTGGGATCGAGTTGAATGTGTTTGCAAGGAGTGCTATGGTGGATATGTATGCTAAATGTGGAAGAGTTGATGAtgcaagacaagtgtttgacaaaatggctGAACAAAATGTAGTTTTGTGGACAGCCATGATTGCAG GCTATGTTCAGTGTGGGCAAGGGGAGGAAGCACTTAATATTTTTGCAGACATGTTAAAGGAAGGTGTGAATGTGAATCAATTCACCTTTTCCAGTGCTTTCGGTGCTTGTGCTATTGAAGGTGGTTTGGAACAAGGCAAGCAAGTCCATGCAATGCTTGTCAAATCAGATTCTGAGTTGGATGTCTTTGTGCTGAGTGCCCTTGTTGACATGTATGCTAAATGTGAGAATATGGAGGATGCATGCAGAGTGTTTGATAGAACGGACAAACGAAGTGAGGTGCTGTGGACGGCAATGATTACAGGATATGCACAGAATGGGCTTGACCAAGAAGCTCTCCAACTCTTTGAAGAGATGCTATGGgttggcatgaaaccaaacaactTCACTTTTGCTAATGCTCTCAGGGCATGTGCAAGCTTAGTCGCGTTAGAACTTGGAAGGCAAGTCCATTCCCATGTTATTAAATCTGGATATGAGCTCAACTTATTTCCAGCAAGTACACTTGTTGACATGTATGCTAAGTGCGGCAATATAGAGGACGCATTAGAAGTTTTTGAAGCAATGCCTAAacgaaatgtggtctcatggaatgcaatgattacaGGATGTGCTCAGCACGGTCTAGGAAAGGAAGCCCTTAAATTCTTTGAACAAATGAAGCAGGAAGGCACAGATCCAGACCATATCACCTTTGTTGGTGTTCTCTCTGCATGCAGCCATGCAGGGCTAGTGGAGCAAGGGCGTAAATACTTTGATTCCATGGGTTCTAATTATGGAATTGAAGTCAGACAAGAACACTATGTTTGCATGGTTGATCTTTTGGCCCGTGCTGGGCTTCTAGATGAGGCAGAACACTTCATCAATTCGATTGCCCTTCCCTCTGATCCTTTAATTTGGCGAACTTTGCTCAGTGCCTGCAGAATATATAGCAATATAGAGTTAGGAATACGGGCAGCAAAAAATCTTCTTCATTTAGAACCATATAATGCTTCAACATACGTTCTCCTCTCAAACATGTATGCTTCACTTGGTAAGTGGGATGATAGAGCACATGTGAGTAGTATGATGGAGAAAATGAGGATAGGAAAGGATCCTGGAAGCAGCTGGATTATTGTCCAGAACAAGGTGCACACTTTTGTTGTAGGAGATATATCACACCCACAAACAGACGAAATTTATGCAAACATGGAGAGCTTGGCGGGAAAGATGAAAGAGGCAGGGTATGTGGCTGAGACAAATTCTGTGCTGCATGATATGGAGGAGGAGAACAAAGAATATTCTGTAGGTCACCATAGTGAGAAACTTGCGATTGTATTTGGTTTGATGAGTTCATCACCTGGGACACCCATTCGTGTTTTTAAGAATCTCCGTGTCTGTGCTGACTGCCATAAAGCAACCAAATTCATTTCAAAGCTTGTAGAGAGGGAAATCATTGTGAGAGATGCTAATCGCTTCCATCATTTCAAGGAAGGGTTATGTTCCTGTGGAGATTATTGGTGA